From the genome of Acidobacteriota bacterium:
GGCCGCACGCGCCCGGGCGGACCATGGTCCAGAACTCTCTCGGCTCCGGCGTGATCGTCGATCCCGAGGGGTACGTTCTCACCAACGATCACGTGGTCTCCGCCGCCTCGCGGATCACGGTGACGCTCGCCGACGGCCGGCAGGTCGAGGCCGAGCTGGTGGGCGGCGACCGGGCCTCGGACCTGGCGGTCCTCAAGCTGGCCGAGCCGGGACCGTGGCCCTCGGTTCCGATGGGGCGGTCCGACGATCTGATGATCGGCGAGACGTTGATCGCGATCGGCAACCCGTTCGGGCTGCAGAACACGGTGACGGTCGGGGTCCTGTCCGCCAAGGGGCGGACGCTCACCGGGCCCGACGAGCGGACGCAATGGGCCGATTTCCTCCAGACCGACGCGGCGATCAACCCCGGCAACTCCGGCGGCGCCCTCCTCGACATCGAAGGCCGCCTCGTCGGGATCAACACCCAGATCGTCGCCGGGGGGCAGAACCTCGGCTTCGCGATCCCCATCGACCGGGCGCGGAAGGTTTTCGAGGAGCTGAAGCGTTTCGGCAAGCTCCGCCCCGCCTGGACCGGGCTGGTCGTCGCCGAGCTCGGCGATGCCGAGGCGCGCGCCCTCGGGCTCCGGCCGGGGGACGGCGGCCTTCTGGTGCGGAAGGTCTACCGGGATTCTCCGGCGACGGAAGCGGGCATCGGCGCGGGCGACGTCATCCTCGCCGTCGGGGGACGGGCGGTCGACTCGCGCGCGGAGTTCGACACCGCGATCGCCGAGACCCCTTACGGCGAGGCGCTGGAACTCGAGATCTGGCACGAGGGATCGAAGGCGACCCGGCGCCTGGTCGTCCAGGCCTTCCCGGAGGAGCGGGTTCCGGAGTTCGCGTTGCGGCTGCTGGGGTTCACCGTCGAGGAGGGCCGGGGCGGCCTCGTGGTGACGAAGGTCGATCCCGAGAGCGACCTCGGCCGGCGCGGCCTCCGGCCGGGGGTCGTCCTCGTCAGCCTCAACGGGAGGCGGATGAGGCGCCTTGCCGACTTCAACGACGCCGTGCCGCGGCTCGTCTACAGCCGGTCGGCCTCGCTCGTGCTTCGCGCCGGCCGGCAGCTCTACCGCGTGATCGTGCCGGTCGCATGAGCGT
Proteins encoded in this window:
- a CDS encoding PDZ domain-containing protein → MRTTVSERRHPFRAAALVLAAAAATCAPAGAQVERRNAVVRAVEKVGPAVVNVSTEVLVRNPYYDWFDPFDWFFGRGPHAPGRTMVQNSLGSGVIVDPEGYVLTNDHVVSAASRITVTLADGRQVEAELVGGDRASDLAVLKLAEPGPWPSVPMGRSDDLMIGETLIAIGNPFGLQNTVTVGVLSAKGRTLTGPDERTQWADFLQTDAAINPGNSGGALLDIEGRLVGINTQIVAGGQNLGFAIPIDRARKVFEELKRFGKLRPAWTGLVVAELGDAEARALGLRPGDGGLLVRKVYRDSPATEAGIGAGDVILAVGGRAVDSRAEFDTAIAETPYGEALELEIWHEGSKATRRLVVQAFPEERVPEFALRLLGFTVEEGRGGLVVTKVDPESDLGRRGLRPGVVLVSLNGRRMRRLADFNDAVPRLVYSRSASLVLRAGRQLYRVIVPVA